The following are from one region of the Roseofilum reptotaenium CS-1145 genome:
- a CDS encoding ABC transporter permease, which translates to MSLSLPHLILITWSSLWRNPLRSGLTLVGVFMGVFAVDATLKVGTISRAIMEEELAQREPPQVEIWKWGMTSEDVTFLEKQLTGVEAIATKQYINWRSQVFFEDKQAEAEVVAVSEHLLATAGRRIIQGRAFSSREFTEFRSVAIIDEFMAQQLFKDRDPLHQRIYIHGRPYIIIGIVANFPADGERQGLVLVPSTLYYALTGSRIIPNILIRPQNIEDLEELEQQINTLVEQRFPQQRFWVGTNIDEILEQQTTLKLASQGLALVGLIALFVGGVGIANISIASVIERTAEIGLRLAIGATERDILCQFILEATLLSLVGGVMAIITVHSLTLIVADQFNLPYRFDPQVAGFSLSAALVVGMGAGFFPAWQASQLDPVKALRA; encoded by the coding sequence ATGAGTTTATCATTACCCCATTTGATCCTAATAACGTGGAGTTCCCTATGGCGTAACCCCTTGAGATCGGGGTTAACTTTGGTGGGAGTATTCATGGGTGTCTTTGCCGTTGATGCCACGTTGAAAGTCGGTACAATCTCTAGAGCCATCATGGAAGAAGAGTTAGCCCAGCGAGAACCTCCACAGGTAGAAATTTGGAAATGGGGAATGACTTCAGAGGATGTGACGTTTCTGGAGAAACAGTTAACTGGAGTAGAGGCGATCGCGACTAAACAGTATATCAATTGGAGAAGTCAAGTTTTCTTTGAAGACAAACAAGCTGAGGCAGAAGTTGTCGCGGTATCCGAGCATTTGCTCGCCACAGCCGGGCGAAGAATCATTCAGGGACGAGCTTTTTCCTCCAGAGAGTTTACTGAATTTCGTTCCGTTGCCATTATTGATGAATTTATGGCACAGCAGCTCTTTAAAGATCGAGATCCCCTTCATCAACGCATATATATTCATGGTAGACCCTATATCATTATTGGTATAGTTGCGAATTTTCCAGCCGATGGAGAGCGACAAGGACTCGTATTAGTGCCTTCTACTCTCTATTATGCTCTGACCGGTTCTCGGATAATCCCTAATATCCTAATTCGTCCCCAAAACATAGAAGATCTTGAGGAGCTAGAACAGCAGATTAACACTTTAGTTGAGCAGAGATTTCCCCAACAACGGTTTTGGGTAGGGACGAATATAGATGAAATCTTGGAACAACAAACTACCTTAAAATTAGCATCCCAAGGATTAGCATTAGTGGGATTAATTGCTTTATTCGTGGGGGGGGTAGGTATCGCCAATATTAGCATTGCCTCGGTGATAGAAAGAACCGCCGAGATTGGGCTGCGTTTAGCGATCGGTGCAACAGAGCGGGATATTTTATGTCAATTTATTCTAGAAGCCACACTGCTGAGTTTAGTGGGTGGGGTAATGGCGATCATAACCGTTCACAGTTTAACCCTGATTGTTGCCGATCAATTTAACTTACCCTACCGCTTTGATCCCCAAGTCGCTGGATTTTCCCTTAGTGCAGCTCTAGTTGTCGGTATGGGAGCCGGTTTTTTCCCAGCTTGGCAAGCAAGTCAACTCGATCCTGTCAAAGCTCTACGAGCTTAA
- a CDS encoding helix-turn-helix domain-containing protein, with translation MKTKNYHVNNIEEVSVDKKRELINSISISESSVEKRKKIKEVAEMLGKSRRTIQRWVYEGLPEDRERKSLQGTFRAVGAYWEGRIELIYTVCKYIQVKEIIAILERESKDIDIPVPNARTVYRFVGSLANDEVDGDT, from the coding sequence ATGAAGACGAAAAATTATCATGTCAACAATATTGAAGAAGTTAGTGTTGATAAAAAGAGGGAATTAATAAATTCCATCTCAATTTCAGAGTCATCAGTTGAAAAGAGGAAAAAGATTAAAGAAGTAGCTGAAATGCTTGGTAAAAGTAGGCGCACTATTCAGAGATGGGTCTACGAAGGATTACCAGAAGATAGAGAGAGAAAATCCCTTCAAGGAACTTTTCGTGCTGTTGGAGCGTACTGGGAAGGTAGGATAGAGTTAATATACACCGTATGCAAATACATTCAGGTAAAAGAAATTATTGCCATTCTAGAGAGAGAGTCGAAGGATATCGATATTCCGGTTCCAAACGCTAGGACGGTGTACCGATTTGTTGGGAGTCTGGCTAACGACGAAGTTGACGGTGATACATAG
- a CDS encoding ATP-dependent DNA helicase has translation MKIEAFKIGDYVVANDFDDLFVEGYIIEMTNNRVLIRNVNRCSIFESYLAFITKDYYSEEDIIDYKTGVTQMKIASSVGAEFTLELTELIERITSRCVKEINELRTRKGEYQNQSELSNFTYEQSIAYTEIQNWILSTTPDSLLKRLVGYAGTGKTYTISRCIQGLPVEAPLKILLCSPTNKALKVLKGNFESANNNSLIEYQFLTIAQTLGKQPVENNQKMEEEFLTINPKELDKYQVIIVDEYSMINQENLEDLLIKYGGKVLFVGDNAQLAPINEKSPPVDDLEEFINGDNTWRLTEVVRYSGQVGLLAYELRDSSPRKINRADFSGDDTLIWLQGRDGVKRTLKAASNRFSEDPNSFRILAHKNKTCADYNEQFRLYLWGLHADDCPYHVGERLIAKSPVYRGAADIGKVKILNNSDEFTLEKPATLKEAMASEILPDYTNILGRLDKYKWKYWSLPYGFHSLRVIDEEMTGEYQKLLKKLQSSKDKIDRQAFWRLKSEVFDNIGYAYALTTHKAQGSTFDSVLILWDELQARYLDNTESRRLTYTAITRCKSCAYCLV, from the coding sequence ATGAAAATAGAGGCATTCAAGATTGGTGATTACGTTGTAGCGAATGACTTCGATGACCTTTTTGTTGAAGGATACATCATAGAGATGACAAACAATAGGGTACTGATTAGGAACGTTAATCGATGCTCTATTTTTGAATCTTACTTAGCGTTTATCACCAAGGATTATTACTCGGAAGAAGACATCATAGATTACAAGACAGGGGTAACTCAGATGAAAATTGCATCATCAGTAGGCGCTGAATTTACGTTGGAATTAACGGAGTTAATTGAAAGAATTACTAGCCGTTGCGTAAAAGAGATTAACGAATTAAGGACTAGAAAAGGGGAGTACCAAAACCAGTCGGAATTATCTAATTTTACTTACGAACAATCTATCGCTTATACGGAGATTCAGAATTGGATTCTATCGACTACACCAGATAGCTTATTGAAGCGATTGGTAGGATACGCTGGCACTGGAAAAACTTACACGATATCGCGCTGTATTCAAGGGCTGCCAGTTGAAGCCCCATTGAAGATTCTTCTCTGCTCACCCACGAACAAGGCGTTAAAAGTTCTTAAAGGTAATTTCGAGTCAGCAAACAATAACTCTTTAATTGAGTATCAGTTTCTAACGATTGCTCAGACGCTGGGTAAGCAGCCTGTAGAAAATAATCAGAAGATGGAGGAAGAATTTCTAACAATTAATCCCAAGGAGTTAGACAAGTATCAAGTGATTATTGTGGATGAATACTCCATGATTAATCAAGAGAATTTAGAGGATTTACTCATTAAATATGGAGGCAAAGTCCTTTTCGTAGGCGATAACGCACAGTTAGCCCCCATTAATGAAAAGTCGCCCCCAGTAGATGATTTAGAGGAATTTATTAATGGGGATAATACGTGGAGATTGACGGAAGTAGTGCGATATTCTGGACAAGTTGGATTATTGGCTTATGAACTTCGGGACTCTTCTCCCAGGAAGATTAATAGGGCTGATTTTTCTGGCGATGATACTCTTATTTGGCTACAAGGTAGAGATGGAGTAAAGCGAACGTTAAAAGCCGCTTCTAATCGCTTCTCAGAAGACCCCAATAGCTTTAGAATTCTTGCTCATAAGAACAAGACTTGCGCGGACTATAATGAGCAGTTTAGGCTCTACTTGTGGGGGTTGCACGCTGATGATTGCCCTTATCACGTTGGAGAGAGGTTGATTGCTAAATCTCCTGTATACAGGGGTGCGGCAGATATTGGGAAGGTTAAAATCCTGAATAACTCCGATGAATTTACTTTGGAGAAACCGGCAACTCTTAAAGAAGCAATGGCATCTGAAATATTGCCGGACTACACTAATATTCTTGGAAGATTGGATAAATACAAGTGGAAATACTGGAGTTTGCCCTACGGGTTTCACAGCTTAAGAGTAATTGATGAGGAGATGACAGGAGAGTATCAAAAACTTCTGAAGAAACTGCAATCCTCTAAGGATAAAATAGACCGTCAAGCTTTCTGGAGATTAAAGTCTGAGGTGTTTGATAACATCGGATACGCCTATGCACTTACTACCCATAAAGCGCAGGGCAGTACGTTTGATTCCGTGCTTATCCTCTGGGATGAATTACAGGCAAGGTACTTGGATAATACTGAGAGCAGGCGGTTGACGTATACCGCTATCACTCGGTGTAAGTCTTGTGCGTACTGCTTAGTTTAG